The segment GCAGAAACTCATCGAGTCCCTGTTTTCGAACCTGGCTTGAAAAATCTTCCAGAGAGTCGAAGCGCCAGGATGCGCAGGTGCGCACTACCCAGTTGGCCTCCAGAGGCGTAATTGCAATGACGGGCACGCCGGCTCGCCAGGCTTCCCACATCTCCAGGGCCGTACCCATGCTGGCCTGGGGCAAATAGGCAATGACCAGGTCCGAGCGGGCGGCCTCTTCGACAATGGCGATCAACGCCGCCTCCACCTTGCCATCCCCGTAGGAAAGGCTATCGGGAAAGGCCGCCCAGGGATCGTAGATCTCTACGCCAGGCACCTGCGCCTTGAAAAGATCGGTCAGGTATGCCCGGTAGTCCTGCGCATGGACGCCGTTTTCGACCAGGGAACCTTGCATGATACCGGAAAGAAAAACTCTCAAGGGCGTTCTCCTCGGATTGCAGTTTCGGCAATCCCCCGTTCAGTCAGCTCTCTTTGGCCTTCAACCCACCAACCAGGTCCACATAGCCCTGCATGGCATCTTCCGACGACATACCCCTGGTTTTGGCCCAGGCGTCGTACTTGAAGCGGCCCTTCATGTCCCGGAAACCGGGCCGTTCGCCTGTGACATCACCTTCCGTTGCCTGCTTGTAGAGCGCGTAAAGTTTCAACAAGGTTTGGTCGGGTGGCCGCTGTTTCAGTGCCTTCGAGTCAACCGTCGCCTGTTCGAATTCCTGTCGAAGTTTCGTCATGAGTTGGCCTCCTTGGGCGCTTTGTCGATCTTTGAGGTAACAACGCATCAGCGATAGGAGTCGAGGCTGAGCGTAGCCACCTCTATTGAAGGATTTGCCGGGTTGGCGTGAAGAACCGGCTGAAGCCTCGACTCCAACTATCAGCCTGTTGTTGGCAATTGACCATTGACCACTGATAATTGACAATTTTTACCTAGCTGACGAGATAGCCTACGATCAATTTTGCCGTGTTTTCCAGCGCATCCCGATGGGTTCGCTCATAGTGGTGAGAGGCGTCCACGCCCGGCCCGATCAGGGCGACGCGCGCTTCTCCACCGCTGAACCAGTAGGCCTCGCCATCAGAGCCGTATCCTGGATAGACATCAGTACGAACCTCTAAGTCCATCTCCTCCGCCAGCTTTTCCAGGTTTCGCCGCATTGCAAGATCGTAGGGACCGCCGGCGTCCTTTGCACAAACAGTGACGGAGTATTCGTCCGACGTCTGCCTGGGAGCAACCACGGCCATATCGATCACCAGGAGCTCGGCCAAATCGTCTGGCAACCCGGCGGAAGCGCCATGTCCAACCTCCTCGTAGTTGCTGATGTGGATCGTGGTCCGCTGGCCGGGCGACTTACCGGCACGATCGATCGCCCGCAGGGCGCCGAAGATGGTGGCAACACCGGCCTTGTCGTCCAGATGCCGGCTGCGAATGAAACCAGCCTCGCTAATTTCCACCCTCGGGTCGAAAGCCACCACGTCACCTACCCGGATACCCAACGCCTCCGTTTCCTCCTTCGAAGCGGTCCGGCCATCGATGCGTATCTCCATGTCGTCGCCAGTATGTGCCGCTTCCCGTTTGTCCTTGGGACAGGCATGAAAGGAGGCGGTTTCAGG is part of the Chloroflexota bacterium genome and harbors:
- a CDS encoding M42 family metallopeptidase, whose product is MNWKIDVDEMVTFLVGLLEIPSPTGDTGRVMAYVAEHFAPLPFEMSLNSKGVLAGTWAGAAGDAPRAVTAHVDTLGAVVSAIKDNGRLKLSQLGSWSWTSVEGEGATVFASSGQAIRGSFLPETASFHACPKDKREAAHTGDDMEIRIDGRTASKEETEALGIRVGDVVAFDPRVEISEAGFIRSRHLDDKAGVATIFGALRAIDRAGKSPGQRTTIHISNYEEVGHGASAGLPDDLAELLVIDMAVVAPRQTSDEYSVTVCAKDAGGPYDLAMRRNLEKLAEEMDLEVRTDVYPGYGSDGEAYWFSGGEARVALIGPGVDASHHYERTHRDALENTAKLIVGYLVS
- a CDS encoding acyl-CoA-binding protein gives rise to the protein MTKLRQEFEQATVDSKALKQRPPDQTLLKLYALYKQATEGDVTGERPGFRDMKGRFKYDAWAKTRGMSSEDAMQGYVDLVGGLKAKES